One segment of Mycoplasma sp. E35C DNA contains the following:
- a CDS encoding DNA polymerase IV, whose product MSKKVIFHIDFDAFFASVEEKSNPEYVNKPLIVASKSNGSVVSSANYLARKYGIHSAMPISQAKKLCAHLIISEVNFYKYEAISAYVFSYLKEYISKKIEVASIDECYLDVTNILDKNKELTPFDLAKKIQKQIYEMTDLTVSIGISNNLFLAKMATDQNKPNGVYEIWPEEIKEKLWPIDIKKMYLIGSTKIPMLNSLNIKNIGNFAQFEDKNKLIKIFKNTFWTHYNHANGIGSDFVDYEKSSRRSVSVSKNLRHKISTYENLVNLFDELFEEAFDRLKTQNFLAKGISVSLKTTKTHSLSFSFDDFIDKKSLFYNKSIELLERLHNDELVSNISVGFFNIKNKYKMTTNINMFNELSYEEKNNLILKRIVNSVNKELNQELLNIAADFEYFKFQK is encoded by the coding sequence ATGAGTAAAAAAGTAATTTTTCATATCGATTTTGATGCTTTTTTTGCTTCTGTTGAAGAAAAATCTAATCCAGAGTATGTCAATAAACCTTTGATTGTAGCTTCAAAATCTAATGGTTCTGTTGTTTCTAGTGCTAATTATTTGGCAAGAAAATACGGTATTCATTCAGCAATGCCGATCAGTCAAGCCAAAAAGCTTTGTGCTCATCTAATTATTAGTGAAGTTAATTTTTATAAATATGAAGCAATTTCAGCATATGTTTTTTCTTATCTTAAAGAATACATAAGCAAAAAGATTGAAGTAGCTTCAATTGATGAATGTTATTTAGATGTAACTAACATCTTAGACAAAAATAAAGAACTAACGCCTTTTGATTTGGCTAAAAAAATTCAAAAGCAAATTTATGAAATGACAGATTTAACTGTTTCAATTGGAATTAGCAATAATTTATTTTTAGCAAAAATGGCAACTGATCAAAATAAGCCAAATGGTGTTTATGAAATTTGACCAGAAGAAATCAAAGAAAAATTGTGACCAATTGATATTAAAAAAATGTATTTAATCGGATCAACAAAAATTCCAATGCTAAATTCATTAAATATTAAAAACATCGGTAATTTTGCACAATTTGAAGATAAAAATAAACTAATAAAAATATTTAAAAATACTTTTTGAACTCACTATAATCACGCTAATGGAATTGGTAGTGATTTTGTTGATTATGAAAAGAGTTCTAGAAGAAGTGTTTCTGTTTCTAAAAACCTTAGACATAAAATTAGCACTTATGAAAATTTAGTTAATTTATTTGATGAATTATTTGAAGAAGCTTTTGATCGATTAAAAACACAAAATTTTTTAGCAAAAGGTATTAGCGTTTCATTAAAAACAACAAAAACTCACTCATTATCTTTTAGTTTTGATGATTTTATTGATAAAAAATCGTTGTTTTATAACAAGTCAATTGAACTATTAGAAAGACTACATAATGATGAGTTAGTTTCAAATATTAGTGTTGGTTTTTTTAACATTAAAAATAAATATAAAATGACAACTAACATTAATATGTTTAATGAGTTGTCATACGAAGAAAAAAATAACTTAATTTTAAAAAGAATTGTTAATTCTGTTAATAAAGAATTAAATCAAGAATTGTTAAATATTGCCGCTGATTTTGAATATTTTAAGTTTCAGAAATAA
- a CDS encoding glycosyltransferase family 2 protein: MNETNSRSSEFYYVKNPLISILIPVYNNSKYLERTISSALFQSYKNIEIICIDDCSTDDSFQTLKIFETVEQNVRIYKNPVRKGLGVVYDQLVKYATGHFFLFLETPNTLNQDAIKNMVSVNEQFTEIILGRNMITTTSNPMKGTYDIPTNDKRASDRNSIDYIFNNSFTTQGMLIRKNFFEALDMKFAKNAHIPDSYLKYDLLANADFFRVVWKPTINYIENERYYDESRIKLLIAKYRYIFANFPDMIKWFSNYTVIKDRLKDFKSSIITNIIDQVRIQYRSTAPSCKEIFESEIIGLLKSYYLPSNYIFKVPNNFREKLKSAENKRLFR, encoded by the coding sequence ATGAATGAAACTAATTCACGATCATCCGAGTTTTATTATGTAAAAAACCCTTTAATTTCTATTCTTATTCCTGTATATAATAATTCGAAGTATTTAGAAAGAACAATAAGCTCTGCGTTATTTCAAAGTTATAAGAATATTGAAATCATTTGTATTGATGATTGTTCAACTGACGATTCGTTTCAAACCTTAAAGATTTTTGAAACAGTTGAACAAAATGTTCGTATTTACAAAAACCCTGTTCGTAAGGGTCTAGGTGTTGTTTATGATCAATTAGTTAAATATGCTACAGGACATTTCTTTTTATTTTTAGAAACACCGAACACGCTTAACCAAGATGCTATTAAAAACATGGTTTCAGTAAACGAACAGTTTACAGAAATCATTCTAGGGCGCAATATGATAACCACCACTTCAAATCCAATGAAGGGGACTTATGATATTCCAACCAACGATAAAAGAGCGTCAGATCGCAATTCTATTGACTATATATTTAATAATTCATTTACTACTCAAGGAATGTTGATAAGAAAAAACTTCTTTGAAGCACTAGACATGAAGTTTGCTAAAAACGCTCATATTCCAGATTCATATTTAAAATATGATTTATTGGCAAATGCTGATTTCTTCAGGGTTGTTTGAAAACCAACAATAAATTACATTGAAAATGAAAGATACTATGACGAAAGCAGGATCAAGTTATTGATTGCTAAATATCGTTATATCTTTGCTAACTTCCCTGACATGATTAAATGGTTTAGCAATTACACAGTAATTAAAGACAGATTAAAGGATTTTAAATCTAGTATAATTACCAATATAATAGACCAAGTGCGTATTCAATATCGTAGCACAGCTCCTAGCTGTAAAGAGATATTCGAATCCGAAATTATTGGTTTGTTGAAATCTTATTATTTACCATCAAATTATATCTTTAAAGTTCCTAATAACTTTAGAGAAAAGTTGAAGAGCGCCGAAAACAAACGATTATTCCGATAG
- a CDS encoding YneF family protein, with amino-acid sequence MENLALALGLSIPLCLIAGAIIGYIIAIKVFKRQIKKNPPITEAQIRSLYAQMGRKPSEAQVKQMMRAYTKEAK; translated from the coding sequence ATGGAGAATTTAGCATTAGCATTAGGATTAAGTATTCCACTTTGTTTGATTGCTGGAGCGATTATTGGTTATATTATTGCGATCAAAGTATTCAAACGCCAAATCAAGAAAAACCCACCAATCACCGAAGCGCAAATTCGTAGTTTATACGCACAAATGGGTCGTAAACCTTCAGAAGCACAAGTAAAACAAATGATGCGTGCTTATACTAAGGAAGCTAAGTAA
- a CDS encoding thiamine pyrophosphate-dependent enzyme, with amino-acid sequence MVIKSIYQNKPFPKDATTIVNNFRFLIFDTVNHSSIGKAAYGFGSASYLYVLFRNYLVMDIEDIDAEYNDKLVVSKQIGGSIIRTCYYILEHPDIQLDDLIHFSYDKKIRNLYDFSKYKSGYSLAYAVGLAIDAKLSQKESHNTRTNKIYCIVTAADLNSNYALAALKTAVNQNLDNLVIIYDNNRYEDRGANSDYLVTDFSTIVKDLGYKYINVVNGNNLDKIDVAFNKAVNAKKPAFVEINTIVGHGYKTAGTHEALNKNLDQSELDDLIKRFEYNGEEFKVLIQTTNDILPVQKERNQKLKRLINDQITMMKQSGIKLPDHLTSFVDWKIDANQIADDLSFSQLKAVMLRTQPNTILLHASDNDYYLEQEVDALNNDRVVLLGNWIELAQIIAFAITEQKVHLPIINTDIDLIYTIAIKSLLYKILHSPCLYLINTPKGFTKNFLNLVYHTLYNIEDSLVLQPGTYDELKYCISHFYRENKANNFLVLPHANDLVNANAERINLGGYELINNSYASVNIVTGGSDLIKALSFRDQLMQNSIVPRIISVISTKHFDEMDAVSKSMLLNNFPSYFMGRMEEVAWGSVLSKNPLELVSVDEIPEFTVEYKKTRRSQKNNAYKNNKIKALSGSQLNNNTQEETDTQTDFYHSTSTQEQHLLNEELDIKPIKEGDILKRSNDYQNQTNKESHKE; translated from the coding sequence ATGGTTATTAAATCGATTTATCAAAACAAACCTTTTCCTAAAGATGCTACAACAATCGTTAATAACTTTAGGTTTTTAATTTTTGATACTGTCAATCATAGTTCAATAGGTAAAGCAGCATATGGATTTGGCTCAGCCAGTTATCTATATGTTTTATTTCGTAACTACCTAGTTATGGACATTGAAGACATCGATGCTGAATATAACGACAAACTAGTAGTATCCAAACAAATTGGTGGATCAATCATTCGCACTTGTTATTACATACTAGAGCACCCAGATATTCAATTAGATGATCTGATCCATTTTTCATATGATAAAAAGATTAGAAATCTTTATGATTTTTCAAAATACAAATCTGGGTATAGTTTAGCTTATGCTGTTGGTTTGGCGATTGATGCGAAGTTATCTCAAAAAGAATCGCATAACACCAGAACTAATAAGATTTATTGTATTGTTACTGCTGCAGATTTAAATTCGAATTATGCACTAGCAGCACTAAAAACTGCGGTTAATCAAAATTTAGATAATCTTGTTATTATCTATGATAATAACAGATATGAAGATCGTGGGGCTAATAGTGACTATTTAGTTACTGATTTTTCAACGATCGTTAAAGATCTTGGTTATAAATACATTAACGTTGTTAATGGTAATAATCTGGATAAAATCGATGTTGCTTTTAACAAAGCAGTTAATGCTAAAAAACCCGCTTTTGTTGAAATCAACACGATTGTTGGTCATGGTTATAAAACAGCAGGAACGCACGAAGCACTTAATAAAAACCTTGATCAATCTGAATTAGATGACTTAATCAAACGTTTTGAATACAACGGTGAAGAATTTAAGGTATTAATTCAAACAACGAATGATATTTTGCCTGTTCAAAAAGAACGTAATCAAAAATTAAAACGCTTGATTAATGATCAGATCACAATGATGAAGCAATCTGGAATTAAACTACCAGATCATTTAACATCATTTGTTGATTGAAAGATTGATGCTAATCAGATTGCTGATGATTTAAGTTTTTCTCAACTAAAAGCAGTAATGCTAAGAACTCAACCAAATACAATCTTATTACATGCGAGTGATAATGATTATTATTTAGAACAAGAAGTCGATGCTTTAAATAATGATCGTGTTGTTTTATTAGGTAACTGAATTGAATTAGCTCAGATTATTGCTTTTGCAATTACTGAACAAAAAGTTCATTTACCAATCATTAATACTGACATTGATTTAATTTATACAATTGCAATTAAATCACTATTGTATAAGATCTTACACAGTCCTTGTTTGTATCTAATCAACACTCCTAAAGGGTTTACTAAAAACTTCTTAAATCTGGTTTATCACACCTTATATAACATTGAAGATTCATTGGTATTACAACCAGGAACATACGATGAATTAAAATACTGTATTTCGCATTTTTATCGTGAAAATAAAGCAAATAATTTCTTAGTATTACCTCATGCTAATGACTTAGTAAACGCCAATGCTGAACGTATTAATCTAGGTGGGTATGAACTAATTAATAATAGTTATGCTTCTGTTAATATCGTAACTGGTGGAAGTGATTTAATTAAGGCATTATCATTCAGAGATCAGTTGATGCAAAACTCAATTGTGCCAAGAATTATTTCAGTAATCAGCACCAAACACTTTGATGAAATGGATGCTGTCTCTAAATCAATGTTGTTAAATAATTTTCCAAGTTATTTCATGGGCAGAATGGAAGAAGTAGCTTGGGGTAGTGTTTTATCTAAAAACCCATTAGAGTTAGTTTCAGTTGATGAAATTCCTGAATTTACGGTTGAATATAAGAAAACTAGACGATCACAAAAAAATAATGCTTATAAAAATAATAAAATTAAAGCATTGTCAGGATCACAACTAAACAATAATACCCAAGAAGAAACTGACACACAAACTGATTTTTATCATTCAACTTCAACTCAAGAACAACATTTATTAAATGAAGAATTGGATATCAAACCAATCAAAGAAGGTGATATTCTTAAACGAAGTAATGATTATCAAAATCAAACTAATAAAGAAAGTCATAAGGAGTAG